One part of the Oceanidesulfovibrio indonesiensis genome encodes these proteins:
- a CDS encoding helix-turn-helix domain-containing protein: MSDSILTRALQVVDAVSAAADGLRFSEVQALLGGPSPSTVSKILRELTRADVLTKTPEGRYVLGVKPYFWGKTVSRNRGPFRIIREEMAALHETFEASVNLFTCSDGHMFCLESVMSPESPTLWPAGKGLRLQLPVIGSVFFFSREQLEDEAFLQAECERHRPRLELEDVRDMVANAWRTGIQMDAGLFYPGVIRLAVPLVDQERVTMVLGLGILEARQEERDAVSRIAAAMRGAKERIEEAMNP, translated from the coding sequence ATGAGCGATTCAATCCTTACACGAGCCCTCCAGGTGGTGGATGCGGTGAGCGCAGCCGCCGATGGGCTGCGTTTTTCCGAAGTCCAGGCCCTGCTCGGCGGGCCCAGCCCCTCCACGGTCAGCAAGATTCTCCGCGAGCTGACCAGGGCGGACGTGCTGACCAAGACGCCCGAGGGCCGATATGTGCTGGGGGTCAAACCGTACTTCTGGGGCAAGACCGTCTCCAGAAACCGCGGTCCGTTTCGCATCATCCGCGAGGAGATGGCCGCGCTGCACGAGACGTTCGAGGCGTCAGTAAATCTGTTCACCTGCTCGGACGGGCACATGTTCTGCCTGGAGAGCGTCATGTCGCCGGAGTCGCCAACCCTGTGGCCAGCCGGCAAGGGGCTCAGGCTGCAGCTGCCGGTCATCGGCTCGGTGTTTTTCTTCAGCCGCGAGCAGTTGGAGGACGAAGCGTTCCTGCAAGCCGAATGCGAGCGCCACAGACCGCGACTCGAACTGGAAGACGTGCGCGACATGGTCGCAAACGCCTGGCGAACGGGAATTCAAATGGACGCGGGGCTGTTCTATCCTGGCGTGATACGGCTGGCCGTGCCACTGGTGGATCAGGAGCGCGTCACCATGGTTCTGGGGCTCGGCATTCTGGAAGCCAGGCAGGAGGAGCGCGACGCGGTGTCCCGCATCGCCGCGGCCATGCGGGGGGCCAAAGAGCGCATCGAGGAAGCCATGAACCCTTAA
- the betC gene encoding choline-sulfatase codes for MLQNKPNILIIQCDQLAASALPCYGNEVVKSPHMDSIAEDGVVFTSAYCNNPLCAPSRFSMMAGQYPSRIGAWDNGAEFPADIPTFAHYLRVNGYRTVLCGKMHFVGADQLHGFEERLTTDVYPADHGWTPDWTRPEHRFDWWYHNMDSVTQAGHNERANQIDFDDEVGFRAERHILDMARCGEDRPFCMTVSFTNPHDPYVCPKEHWDRYDHDEIDMPRVGHIPYEQCDSHSRRLRHSYCMDEGAMDEADIRNARHAYYGQISYLDDKIGRILKALDDTGQRDNTIIVLTADHGDMLGERGLWYKMSLLEGSARVPFVMNGKGFQPGRVDTPVSLVDLLPTLLDIAGAPELRDPADTLDGRSLLPLARGEQETDRPAVISEYMGEGAIAPMVMIRHGRYKYIHCPADPPQLFDLAEDPDELDNLAGDPDHAGLVADFEKRVREHMDLDSIDRQVRESQSRRRVVFKAHMAGMRTPWDYHPPCRAANQYMRNHLDLNDVESRARLMCK; via the coding sequence ATGTTGCAGAACAAGCCGAACATTCTGATCATCCAGTGCGACCAGCTCGCCGCCTCGGCGTTGCCGTGCTACGGCAACGAGGTGGTCAAATCTCCGCACATGGACAGCATCGCCGAAGACGGCGTGGTTTTCACCAGCGCCTACTGCAACAATCCGCTCTGCGCGCCGTCGCGTTTTTCCATGATGGCCGGGCAGTATCCCTCGCGCATCGGCGCATGGGACAACGGCGCGGAGTTCCCGGCGGATATTCCCACCTTCGCCCACTACCTGCGCGTGAACGGGTATCGCACCGTGCTTTGCGGCAAGATGCATTTCGTGGGCGCAGACCAGCTGCATGGTTTCGAGGAGCGTCTGACAACGGACGTGTACCCGGCCGACCACGGCTGGACTCCGGACTGGACGCGGCCCGAGCACCGCTTCGACTGGTGGTACCACAATATGGACAGCGTGACCCAGGCCGGCCACAACGAGCGCGCCAACCAGATCGACTTTGACGACGAGGTGGGATTCCGCGCCGAACGCCACATCCTGGACATGGCGCGCTGCGGCGAAGACCGGCCGTTCTGCATGACCGTCTCTTTCACCAATCCGCACGATCCGTACGTCTGCCCCAAGGAGCACTGGGACCGCTACGACCATGACGAAATCGACATGCCGCGAGTGGGGCACATCCCGTACGAGCAGTGCGACTCGCACAGCAGGCGGCTGCGTCACTCCTACTGCATGGACGAAGGCGCAATGGACGAGGCCGATATCCGCAACGCGCGCCACGCCTACTATGGGCAGATAAGTTACCTGGACGATAAGATCGGCCGCATCCTCAAGGCCCTGGACGACACAGGTCAGCGGGATAACACAATCATCGTCCTCACCGCCGACCACGGCGACATGCTGGGCGAGCGAGGTCTGTGGTACAAGATGTCCCTGCTGGAGGGTTCGGCCCGCGTGCCATTCGTGATGAACGGCAAGGGCTTCCAACCCGGCAGGGTGGATACGCCGGTCTCCCTGGTGGACCTCTTGCCCACGCTGCTGGACATCGCCGGCGCGCCGGAACTGCGCGATCCCGCGGACACCTTGGACGGCCGCAGTCTTCTGCCCCTGGCCCGCGGGGAGCAGGAAACTGACAGACCCGCCGTGATCAGCGAGTATATGGGCGAAGGCGCTATCGCGCCCATGGTGATGATACGCCACGGTCGCTACAAGTACATCCACTGCCCGGCGGACCCGCCGCAGCTGTTCGACCTGGCCGAGGACCCGGACGAGTTGGACAATCTGGCCGGGGATCCGGACCATGCCGGGCTGGTGGCCGATTTCGAGAAGCGCGTGCGCGAGCACATGGACCTCGATTCCATCGACAGGCAGGTGCGCGAAAGCCAGAGCCGTCGGCGTGTGGTGTTCAAAGCGCACATGGCCGGAATGCGGACGCCGTGGGACTACCACCCGCCATGCCGCGCCGCGAACCAGTACATGCGCAACCACCTGGACCTGAACGACGTGGAGTCCAGGGCGCGCCTTATGTGCAAATAA
- a CDS encoding anaerobic sulfatase maturase: MQPFSLLIKPASADCNLRCDYCFYLDKSALYPESGKHRMSEATLRVLLQRYFETPQPAYAMVWQGGEPSLMGAPFYKQVTELQKELAPRGARIANSMQTNATMVGDGLAAHMSKYRFLTGVSIDGPAELHDVSRRTVKGKSTHARVVQGLRTLQKHRVPVSGVTLVSTANVEEPVRVYRHLRELGLSSMQFVPCVEWDAAGEPLPWTITGEQWGRFLEGVFEEWFVAQDWNVSVRNFESVLARLVGAQSGECRLCERCDQYLVVEYNGDIYPCDFFVNELYRLGNIHDISLLDAREAQAYAAFAQAKSHIPALCGACPYLSVCMGDCPKFRLAAPAGATHAGRSWLCEGWLYFFRASWDRFHALARNIASRAA; encoded by the coding sequence ATGCAACCATTCTCCCTGCTCATCAAACCGGCATCCGCGGACTGCAATCTGCGCTGCGACTACTGCTTCTATCTGGACAAGAGTGCGCTCTATCCGGAATCCGGCAAGCACCGCATGAGCGAGGCGACGTTGCGCGTGCTCCTGCAGCGGTACTTTGAGACGCCGCAGCCTGCGTACGCCATGGTCTGGCAGGGCGGGGAGCCCTCGCTCATGGGCGCGCCGTTCTACAAGCAGGTAACCGAGCTGCAGAAGGAACTGGCCCCGCGGGGCGCGCGCATCGCCAACAGTATGCAGACCAACGCCACCATGGTGGGCGACGGTCTGGCTGCGCACATGAGCAAGTACCGCTTCCTCACCGGGGTCAGCATCGACGGCCCGGCCGAACTGCACGACGTGAGCCGCCGCACGGTAAAGGGCAAGTCCACCCACGCCCGCGTGGTGCAGGGACTACGCACACTACAGAAGCACCGCGTGCCGGTGAGCGGCGTCACGCTGGTTTCCACGGCCAATGTGGAGGAGCCGGTCCGCGTGTACCGGCATCTGCGGGAGTTGGGTCTGAGTTCCATGCAGTTCGTGCCGTGCGTGGAGTGGGACGCAGCGGGCGAGCCGCTGCCGTGGACTATCACCGGGGAGCAGTGGGGACGGTTTCTGGAAGGCGTGTTCGAGGAGTGGTTCGTTGCGCAGGACTGGAACGTGTCCGTGCGGAACTTCGAGTCCGTGCTGGCGCGGCTCGTGGGCGCACAGTCCGGGGAATGCCGGCTGTGCGAGCGCTGCGACCAGTACCTGGTGGTGGAATACAACGGCGATATCTACCCGTGCGATTTTTTTGTAAATGAGCTATACAGATTGGGAAACATCCACGATATCTCCCTGCTCGATGCGCGGGAAGCACAGGCGTATGCAGCGTTTGCGCAGGCCAAATCGCACATTCCCGCGCTGTGCGGCGCGTGTCCATATCTGTCCGTGTGCATGGGCGATTGCCCAAAATTCCGTCTGGCGGCTCCCGCGGGTGCGACTCATGCAGGTCGCAGCTGGCTGTGCGAGGGGTGGCTCTATTTTTTCCGAGCTTCCTGGGACCGGTTCCATGCCCTGGCGCGAAACATCGCGTCGCGGGCGGCGTGA
- a CDS encoding glycine betaine ABC transporter substrate-binding protein, which translates to MKYLSTFFACILTVFVVFSTAQAAEKIRFATPPWPGVEVKTEVATQLLETLGYSTEQLQVGTSITYNGFKSGEVDAFLAGWVPQQDPMLNPLLEEGVVEIAQTNLDTAVISLCVPRFVAEAGVTSFADLDAHADKFNHHIYNIEAGSGMHTNMEEIIQNDVAGLGDWEQTGVTTPVMLKEVMTKANNGEWVVFGCWKPHWMNLMMDMVYLEPVPGIEKYASNSKVHTVVRSDLKDTDPEVYRFLTQLKVNVQIQSEWIRDYGQQEIAIDKVARDWIAANKETVSQWLDGVKAADGAPAMEKIDAAF; encoded by the coding sequence GTGAAGTATTTGTCCACGTTTTTTGCGTGCATTCTGACTGTGTTCGTTGTGTTTTCCACGGCCCAGGCCGCGGAGAAGATCCGTTTCGCCACACCGCCGTGGCCCGGCGTAGAGGTGAAGACCGAGGTCGCCACGCAGCTTCTGGAGACTTTGGGCTACTCCACCGAACAACTCCAGGTGGGCACGTCGATCACCTACAACGGTTTCAAATCCGGCGAGGTCGACGCCTTTCTGGCCGGCTGGGTGCCGCAGCAGGATCCCATGCTGAATCCCCTGCTGGAAGAAGGCGTGGTGGAGATTGCCCAGACCAACCTGGACACCGCCGTCATCAGCCTGTGCGTGCCGCGTTTCGTGGCCGAAGCGGGCGTGACCAGCTTCGCCGACCTCGACGCGCATGCCGACAAGTTCAACCATCATATTTACAACATCGAAGCCGGCTCGGGCATGCACACGAACATGGAAGAGATCATTCAGAACGACGTGGCCGGCCTGGGCGACTGGGAGCAGACCGGCGTGACCACTCCTGTCATGCTCAAGGAAGTCATGACCAAAGCCAATAACGGCGAATGGGTGGTGTTCGGCTGCTGGAAGCCCCACTGGATGAACCTGATGATGGACATGGTCTACCTGGAGCCCGTGCCCGGCATCGAGAAGTACGCCAGCAACTCCAAGGTCCACACCGTCGTGCGCAGCGATCTGAAGGACACTGATCCCGAGGTCTACCGCTTCCTTACGCAGCTCAAGGTGAACGTGCAGATCCAAAGCGAGTGGATTCGCGACTACGGCCAGCAGGAAATCGCCATCGACAAGGTCGCCAGGGACTGGATTGCCGCCAACAAGGAGACCGTCTCCCAGTGGCTGGACGGCGTGAAGGCGGCCGACGGCGCGCCCGCCATGGAAAAGATCGACGCAGCGTTTTAG